In Sphingobacteriaceae bacterium, the following proteins share a genomic window:
- a CDS encoding TIGR03643 family protein, translating into MEVSKASAPALTKLDVDRIIEMAWEDRTTFDAINFQFGLSEAEVKVLMKSNLKFSSYKLWRRRVENCKTKHASKRIGGINRFKCNLQRVISHNKISKRK; encoded by the coding sequence ATGGAGGTCAGTAAAGCTTCTGCCCCGGCTTTAACAAAACTCGACGTAGATCGCATCATCGAAATGGCCTGGGAAGACAGAACGACTTTCGATGCCATAAATTTCCAGTTCGGATTGAGTGAAGCGGAGGTAAAAGTTTTAATGAAGTCTAATCTGAAATTCAGCAGTTACAAATTATGGCGAAGACGGGTTGAGAATTGTAAAACGAAGCACGCTTCTAAACGAATTGGCGGCATCAACCGCTTCAAATGTAATTTGCAAAGAGTTATTTCACACAACAAAATATCTAAACGGAAATGA
- a CDS encoding short-chain dehydrogenase/reductase, which produces MDNQKKIILVTGASSGMGEDFVKSLLKDGHIVYGAARRLERMDAIKRAGAKVLDLDVTNDESMINCVATIIKNEKKIDILVNSAGFGLNAAVEDVSIADAKYQFEVNVFGVARLIQLVLPHMRAQRSGKIINISSVAGKVSSPMAGWYHASKHALEALSDSLRLETKQFGIDVVIIEPGSVKSEWGAIAMDKTFKISGDGPYKAMAKAYIANVKAFDPKGSDPSVITNLLQKAIAAKKPKTRYAGGFMAVPLLIMRKLLSDKAFDAILLSQLKPKK; this is translated from the coding sequence ATGGATAATCAAAAGAAAATAATTTTAGTGACGGGTGCTTCGTCCGGTATGGGCGAAGATTTTGTAAAATCGTTATTAAAAGATGGGCACATTGTATACGGGGCAGCAAGAAGACTGGAACGAATGGACGCCATTAAACGCGCAGGAGCAAAAGTGTTAGACCTGGATGTTACAAATGACGAGTCCATGATCAATTGCGTTGCAACTATTATTAAGAATGAAAAAAAAATAGATATTTTAGTAAACAGTGCTGGCTTTGGTTTGAATGCAGCTGTTGAAGACGTTTCCATAGCGGACGCCAAATATCAATTTGAGGTGAACGTGTTTGGTGTAGCAAGGCTTATTCAATTGGTTTTACCTCACATGAGGGCACAACGTTCCGGAAAAATTATCAATATTTCATCCGTAGCAGGTAAAGTTTCTTCACCAATGGCTGGATGGTACCATGCCAGCAAACATGCGTTAGAAGCGCTTAGTGATAGCCTAAGATTGGAAACAAAGCAATTTGGGATTGACGTTGTGATTATCGAACCCGGTTCTGTAAAATCTGAATGGGGAGCTATAGCCATGGACAAAACCTTCAAAATTTCCGGCGATGGACCTTACAAAGCTATGGCAAAAGCCTATATTGCAAACGTTAAGGCTTTTGATCCTAAAGGTTCCGACCCTAGTGTCATTACAAATTTGCTTCAGAAAGCAATTGCTGCCAAAAAACCAAAAACAAGATATGCAGGTGGATTTATGGCTGTACCTTTATTGATCATGCGAAAACTACTTTCCGATAAAGCGTTTGATGCCATTTTATTAAGTCAGTTAAAGCCAAAAAAATAG